A single region of the Streptomyces vilmorinianum genome encodes:
- a CDS encoding vitamin K epoxide reductase family protein, with translation MTSLLSDPAHAPAAPTAPPAGDRTTGASRGFAWLLVITGALGVLASFVITLDKIRLLAEPDFVPSCNLSPVLSCTNVMRSEQASVFGFPNPVLGLVTYAVVVAIGAGVLAGARYRRWFWLGLNLGTLFGVGFCMWLMTQALYEIGALCLWCCLAWAATILMFWYTTAHNLEHGILRAPRAVVSGVAEFRWVVPAVWCASVLLLIATRWWPYWRSLL, from the coding sequence ATGACCAGCCTGCTGTCTGACCCCGCCCACGCCCCGGCCGCCCCGACCGCCCCGCCCGCCGGCGACCGCACCACAGGAGCGTCGCGCGGCTTCGCGTGGCTCCTGGTGATCACCGGAGCGCTCGGCGTCCTCGCCTCCTTCGTGATCACGCTCGACAAGATCCGCCTCCTGGCGGAACCCGACTTCGTGCCGTCCTGCAACCTCAGCCCCGTGCTGTCCTGCACGAACGTGATGCGCAGCGAGCAGGCCTCGGTGTTCGGGTTCCCCAACCCGGTGCTCGGCCTCGTCACGTACGCGGTCGTCGTCGCGATCGGCGCCGGCGTGCTGGCCGGGGCCCGCTACCGCCGCTGGTTCTGGCTCGGGCTGAACCTCGGCACGCTCTTCGGCGTGGGCTTCTGCATGTGGCTGATGACCCAGGCGCTGTACGAGATCGGAGCCCTGTGCCTGTGGTGCTGCCTGGCCTGGGCCGCGACGATCCTCATGTTCTGGTACACGACCGCGCACAACCTGGAGCACGGGATTCTCCGCGCGCCCCGGGCCGTGGTCTCGGGCGTCGCGGAGTTCCGCTGGGTCGTTCCGGCCGTCTGGTGCGCGAGCGTCCTGCTGCTCATCGCGACCCGCTGGTGGCCGTACTGGCGGAGCCTGCTGTGA
- a CDS encoding response regulator produces MLTSSESVRVFLLDDHEVVRRGVRDLLESEPGIVVVGEAATAREALARAPAARPDVAVLDVRLGAGSGGDHEGVEVCRELRARMPELACLMLTSFDDDEALFDAIMAGAAGYVLKQIGGSDLVAAVRAVATGKSLIDPRLTSRVMARIRGPEPTGAAAAGPAELDRLSPREREILDLIGLGLTNRQIAERLFLAEKTVKNRVSSILGKLGVGRRVQAAMIAERLREPQRHHR; encoded by the coding sequence ATGCTGACGTCGTCCGAGTCCGTGCGCGTCTTCCTGCTCGACGACCACGAGGTCGTCCGCAGGGGGGTGCGCGATCTGCTGGAGTCCGAACCCGGGATCGTCGTGGTCGGTGAGGCGGCGACCGCCCGTGAGGCGCTCGCCCGGGCGCCCGCCGCGCGCCCCGATGTCGCCGTCCTCGACGTACGGCTCGGCGCCGGGAGCGGCGGTGACCACGAGGGTGTCGAGGTGTGCCGGGAACTGCGGGCGCGGATGCCGGAGTTGGCGTGCCTGATGCTCACGTCCTTCGACGACGACGAGGCCCTCTTCGACGCCATCATGGCCGGCGCCGCCGGATACGTGCTCAAGCAGATCGGCGGATCGGATCTGGTGGCCGCGGTCCGTGCGGTGGCCACCGGGAAGTCGCTGATCGACCCGCGTCTGACGAGCCGTGTGATGGCCCGTATCCGCGGCCCCGAGCCCACGGGCGCGGCGGCCGCCGGGCCCGCGGAGCTGGACCGGCTCTCGCCCCGGGAGCGCGAGATCCTCGACCTGATCGGGCTCGGGCTGACGAACCGGCAGATCGCCGAACGCCTCTTCCTCGCCGAGAAGACGGTGAAGAACCGGGTGTCGTCCATCCTCGGCAAGCTCGGAGTCGGACGCCGGGTCCAGGCGGCGATGATCGCCGAGCGGCTGCGCGAGCCGCAGCGGCACCACCGCTGA
- the ctaD gene encoding aa3-type cytochrome oxidase subunit I: MPATGPDGPARPSPSARPSWVSWLTTTDHKQIGTLYLVSALFFFVIGGVMALMMRAELARPGTQIMSNEQFNQAFTMHGSIMLLLFAMPLFTGFANWIMPLQIGAPDVAFPRLNMLAYWLYLFGSLIAASGFLTPGGAADFGWFLYAPLSDAIHSPGLGADLWIMGVALSGFGSIAGAVNFITTIICMRAPGMTMFRMPIFTWNVLLTSLLVLMVFPVLAAALFALECDRKFGSHVFDPANGGALLWQHLFWFFGHPEVYILALPFFGIISEVIPVFSRKPMFGYIGLVAATIAIAGLSVTVWAHHMYVTGGVLLPFFSFMTFLIAVPTGVKFFNWIGTMWKGSLSFETPMLWAVGFLVTFTFGGLTGVILASPPMDFHVSDSYFVVAHFHYTLFGTVVYAMFAGFHFWWPKFTGKMLDERLGKITFWTLTVGFHATFLVQHWLGAEGMPRRYADYLAADGFTALNTLSTIGSFLLGLSFLPFFYNIWKTARYGEKVETDDPWGYGRSLEWATSCPPPRHNFLSLPKIRSESPAFDLHHPEITAIEAADAREADAREAGAREAADHR, encoded by the coding sequence ATACCGGCCACCGGCCCGGACGGCCCGGCGCGGCCGTCTCCTTCGGCCCGGCCCTCGTGGGTGTCGTGGCTGACGACCACCGACCACAAGCAGATCGGGACGCTCTATCTCGTCTCCGCGCTCTTCTTCTTCGTCATCGGTGGTGTCATGGCCCTGATGATGCGGGCGGAACTGGCGCGCCCCGGCACGCAGATCATGTCGAACGAGCAGTTCAACCAGGCGTTCACGATGCACGGTTCGATCATGCTGCTGCTCTTCGCGATGCCGCTCTTCACGGGCTTCGCGAACTGGATCATGCCGCTCCAGATCGGCGCCCCCGACGTGGCGTTCCCGCGCCTGAACATGCTGGCGTACTGGCTGTACCTCTTCGGTTCGCTGATCGCGGCGAGCGGCTTCCTCACCCCGGGCGGTGCGGCGGACTTCGGCTGGTTCCTCTACGCGCCGCTCTCCGACGCCATCCACTCGCCCGGCCTGGGCGCCGACCTGTGGATCATGGGCGTCGCCCTGTCCGGCTTCGGCTCCATCGCGGGCGCGGTCAACTTCATCACCACGATCATCTGCATGCGCGCTCCGGGCATGACGATGTTCCGGATGCCGATCTTCACCTGGAACGTCCTGCTGACGTCGCTACTCGTGCTGATGGTCTTCCCGGTCCTCGCGGCCGCGCTCTTCGCGCTCGAATGCGACCGTAAGTTCGGCTCGCACGTCTTCGACCCGGCCAACGGCGGTGCCCTGCTGTGGCAGCACCTCTTCTGGTTCTTCGGCCACCCCGAGGTGTACATCCTGGCCCTGCCGTTCTTCGGCATCATCTCCGAGGTCATCCCGGTCTTCAGCCGCAAGCCGATGTTCGGTTACATCGGTCTGGTGGCCGCGACGATCGCGATCGCGGGTCTGTCCGTGACGGTGTGGGCGCACCACATGTACGTCACCGGTGGTGTGCTGCTGCCGTTCTTCTCCTTCATGACGTTCCTCATCGCCGTACCGACCGGTGTGAAGTTCTTCAACTGGATCGGAACGATGTGGAAGGGCTCGTTGTCCTTCGAGACACCGATGCTCTGGGCCGTCGGCTTCCTGGTCACGTTCACCTTCGGTGGTCTGACCGGCGTCATCCTGGCCTCGCCGCCGATGGACTTCCACGTCTCCGACTCGTACTTCGTCGTCGCGCACTTCCACTACACGCTGTTCGGGACGGTCGTGTACGCGATGTTCGCCGGGTTCCACTTCTGGTGGCCGAAGTTCACCGGCAAGATGCTCGACGAACGGCTCGGCAAGATCACCTTCTGGACCCTCACGGTGGGCTTCCACGCCACGTTCCTGGTGCAGCACTGGCTCGGTGCCGAGGGCATGCCCCGCCGGTACGCCGACTACCTCGCCGCCGACGGCTTCACGGCCCTCAACACCCTTTCCACCATCGGGTCGTTCCTGCTCGGTCTGTCGTTCCTGCCGTTCTTCTACAACATCTGGAAGACCGCCAGGTACGGCGAGAAGGTGGAGACCGACGACCCGTGGGGGTACGGCCGTTCGCTGGAGTGGGCGACGTCCTGCCCGCCGCCGCGGCACAACTTCCTCTCCCTGCCGAAGATCCGCTCCGAGTCCCCGGCGTTCGACCTGCACCACCCCGAGATCACCGCGATCGAGGCGGCGGACGCACGCGAGGCGGATGCACGCGAGGCGGGCGCACGCGAGGCGGCGGACCACCGATGA
- the hemG gene encoding protoporphyrinogen oxidase produces the protein MDGRATPEHVIVVGGGISGLAAAHRLAEAGVRVTLLEASARLGGKLLAGEIAGVPVDLGAEALFALRPEAVELARAVGLGECLEPAVTTSANVWSRGALHSMPRGHIMGVPGEPAALAGLISPEGIARVEQDRTLPRTAVDDDVAIGAYVAERYGREVVDRLLEPLLDGVYAGDAYQISMRATVPALFEAARSHASLLDAVASLRRASSEGAPAGPVFMSIRGGIGRLPGAVADAVRARGGRILLDSPALSLDRADGAWRIRTADRSLTADRVVIAAPARSAAGLLAAEVPAAAAELARVEYASPALVTLAFRRADLPVLPGGSGFLVPPVDGRTIKAATLLTHKWRWLRESVPQLFVLRASIGRYGDEQALHLDDADLVEAARRDLGAALGLTAAPVAAKVSRWQDGLPQYVVGHTARVARMRDAVAKLPGIRLCGAAYDGVGIANCVASGQRAADETMATAA, from the coding sequence ATGGATGGTCGGGCGACACCGGAACACGTCATCGTCGTCGGAGGGGGCATCTCCGGTCTCGCGGCCGCCCACCGGCTCGCCGAGGCAGGTGTCCGCGTGACACTCCTGGAGGCCTCCGCGCGGCTCGGCGGCAAGCTCCTCGCGGGAGAGATCGCCGGGGTGCCCGTCGACCTCGGCGCGGAGGCGCTGTTCGCGCTGCGCCCCGAGGCGGTCGAGCTGGCCCGGGCCGTCGGTCTGGGGGAGTGCCTCGAACCGGCCGTGACCACCTCCGCGAACGTGTGGAGCCGCGGCGCGCTCCACTCGATGCCCCGCGGGCACATCATGGGCGTACCGGGAGAGCCGGCGGCCCTCGCGGGCCTGATCTCCCCCGAGGGCATCGCCCGCGTGGAACAGGACCGCACCCTGCCCCGTACCGCCGTCGACGACGATGTCGCGATCGGCGCGTACGTGGCCGAGCGGTACGGCAGAGAGGTCGTCGACCGGCTCCTGGAGCCCCTCCTCGACGGCGTGTACGCCGGGGACGCGTACCAGATCTCGATGCGCGCGACCGTTCCCGCGCTCTTCGAGGCGGCCAGGAGCCACGCCTCCCTCCTCGACGCCGTCGCCTCGCTGCGCCGGGCCTCCTCCGAGGGCGCCCCGGCCGGCCCGGTCTTCATGTCGATCCGCGGCGGCATCGGACGCCTTCCGGGCGCGGTCGCCGACGCCGTACGCGCCCGCGGCGGCCGGATCCTCCTCGACAGCCCGGCCCTCTCGCTCGACCGCGCGGACGGCGCCTGGCGGATCCGTACGGCCGACCGCTCCCTGACGGCGGACCGCGTCGTCATCGCGGCGCCGGCGCGGTCCGCCGCCGGGCTCCTCGCGGCCGAGGTACCGGCCGCGGCCGCCGAGCTGGCACGGGTCGAGTACGCCTCGCCCGCGCTCGTGACCCTGGCCTTCCGCCGCGCGGACCTGCCCGTCCTGCCCGGCGGCAGCGGCTTTCTCGTACCGCCCGTGGACGGGCGCACCATCAAGGCCGCGACCCTGCTCACGCACAAGTGGCGGTGGCTGCGCGAGTCGGTGCCGCAGCTGTTCGTGCTGCGTGCCTCGATCGGGCGGTACGGCGACGAGCAGGCCCTGCACCTCGACGACGCGGACCTCGTCGAGGCCGCGCGGCGCGACCTGGGCGCCGCCCTGGGCCTGACCGCGGCGCCCGTGGCGGCGAAGGTCAGCCGCTGGCAGGACGGACTTCCCCAGTACGTGGTCGGGCACACCGCGCGGGTCGCACGGATGCGGGACGCGGTCGCGAAGCTGCCGGGGATACGGCTGTGCGGCGCGGCGTACGACGGTGTGGGCATCGCGAACTGCGTCGCGAGCGGACAGCGGGCCGCCGACGAGACGATGGCCACCGCCGCGTGA
- a CDS encoding pyridoxamine 5'-phosphate oxidase family protein, with protein MKDAGDDGRRRTVELDGDEALRLLAGVPLGRIVFTRSALPAVRPVNHVVDDGDIVIRTHEGAALTLRAQEGGARGVVVAYEADDIDSVARVGWSVVVTGYCGLVTDPQEVARYRTLIQPWTDRQADQVVRIRPDLITGIRLVPAD; from the coding sequence GTGAAAGACGCAGGTGACGACGGTCGGCGGCGCACCGTCGAGCTGGACGGCGACGAGGCCCTGCGGCTCCTCGCCGGGGTGCCCCTCGGCCGGATCGTCTTCACCCGCAGCGCGCTGCCGGCGGTGCGTCCCGTCAACCACGTCGTGGACGACGGCGACATCGTCATCCGTACGCACGAGGGAGCGGCGCTGACCCTGCGGGCGCAGGAGGGCGGCGCGCGGGGTGTCGTGGTCGCGTACGAGGCCGACGACATCGACAGCGTCGCCCGCGTGGGCTGGAGCGTCGTGGTCACGGGCTACTGCGGTCTTGTGACGGATCCTCAGGAAGTGGCCCGCTATCGCACGTTGATCCAGCCGTGGACGGACCGGCAGGCGGATCAGGTCGTACGGATCCGCCCCGACCTGATCACGGGCATCCGCCTGGTCCCGGCCGACTGA
- a CDS encoding cellulase family glycosylhydrolase translates to MSMPNSRERVVAILVLLVSLLTQAGTPTASAGQPADALWFDGPAAAVLTVEGGRFTDGLGREVVLRGYNVSGETKLAENDGLPFASAADARTSAAALRSLGGGNTVRFLLSWASAEPVRGQVDRAYLAAATEQIRAFLDAGVRVFPDFHQDLYSRYLFHEGSWYTGDGAPGWAVEAGGYPRESCGVCLFWGQNIQQNTAVTRATYDFWHNAHGVQDAFLATAQTTMAYLAEHLTPAQFAGVAGFDPYNEPYAGTYDSGQNNRSWERDVLWPFYEKFRARMDAAGWRAKPAFVEPGLFWNANLSFQRQEGGFLDAGTLGPRYVFNTHFYDQKAISGIFMWGKAGDGQYTGDFGTVRDRAAATGTAAVVSEFGHPLSGSTSDKAPTVDKAMYQALDSRVPGARWWSDPTGSGPVLSSTQWQWDIYSGRHHELMNGNPDKVRTEGDAWNDEDFSGVRLDDSGRAVLRQDARLLDRLYPSATAGRTVAFTYEDRSRDGSTTLTWNPVPAGLPHVARLVGSGQYGLLLWRSDGGSAPTELHLPASFATAATTVVSDLGTVHGPPPYTRDTPIAVTPEPGGTGSRRLLLTAPGADAPHFALVTNGATAPDPQLLDAARTELTAWAAAHR, encoded by the coding sequence ATGAGCATGCCAAATTCGCGGGAGCGTGTGGTCGCAATCCTCGTGCTGCTGGTCTCTCTCCTCACCCAGGCAGGCACCCCCACGGCGTCGGCCGGCCAACCGGCCGACGCCCTCTGGTTCGACGGACCGGCCGCGGCCGTCCTCACCGTCGAGGGCGGGCGGTTCACCGACGGGCTCGGCCGTGAGGTGGTGCTGCGCGGATACAACGTCTCCGGCGAGACCAAGCTGGCGGAGAACGACGGACTGCCCTTCGCCTCCGCCGCCGACGCCAGGACGTCGGCCGCCGCGCTGCGGAGCCTGGGTGGCGGCAACACCGTGCGCTTCCTGCTCTCCTGGGCGTCCGCCGAGCCCGTACGCGGTCAGGTCGACCGCGCCTATCTTGCCGCCGCGACCGAGCAGATCCGGGCCTTCCTCGACGCGGGTGTCCGGGTGTTCCCCGACTTCCACCAGGATCTCTACTCCCGGTATCTGTTCCACGAGGGCAGCTGGTACACCGGCGACGGAGCACCCGGGTGGGCCGTCGAGGCGGGCGGGTACCCCCGGGAGTCGTGCGGGGTGTGTCTGTTCTGGGGCCAGAACATCCAGCAGAACACGGCCGTGACGCGGGCGACCTACGACTTCTGGCACAACGCCCACGGCGTACAGGACGCCTTCCTCGCCACCGCCCAGACCACCATGGCGTACCTCGCCGAGCACCTCACCCCGGCCCAGTTCGCGGGCGTCGCCGGCTTCGACCCGTACAACGAGCCGTACGCGGGAACGTACGACTCCGGCCAGAACAACAGGAGTTGGGAACGGGACGTGCTCTGGCCCTTCTACGAGAAGTTCCGCGCCCGCATGGACGCGGCGGGGTGGCGGGCCAAGCCCGCCTTCGTGGAGCCGGGGCTCTTCTGGAACGCCAACCTGTCGTTCCAGAGGCAGGAGGGCGGCTTCCTCGACGCGGGGACACTCGGCCCGCGCTATGTCTTCAACACCCACTTCTACGACCAGAAGGCGATCTCCGGGATCTTCATGTGGGGCAAGGCGGGCGACGGCCAGTACACCGGCGACTTCGGCACCGTGCGCGACCGGGCCGCCGCGACCGGTACGGCCGCCGTCGTCAGCGAGTTCGGCCACCCGCTGTCGGGGTCCACCTCCGACAAGGCCCCCACCGTCGACAAGGCGATGTACCAGGCGCTGGACTCCCGTGTGCCCGGGGCCCGTTGGTGGTCCGACCCCACGGGCTCGGGTCCCGTCCTGTCCTCCACCCAGTGGCAGTGGGACATCTACAGCGGCCGCCACCACGAGCTGATGAACGGCAACCCGGACAAGGTACGCACCGAGGGCGACGCCTGGAACGACGAGGACTTCTCCGGCGTCCGGCTCGACGACTCCGGCCGGGCCGTCCTGCGCCAGGACGCCCGCCTGCTCGACCGGCTCTACCCCAGCGCCACCGCCGGCCGCACGGTCGCCTTCACCTACGAGGACCGCTCGCGCGACGGCTCCACCACCCTGACCTGGAATCCCGTCCCCGCCGGCCTGCCCCATGTCGCCAGGCTGGTCGGCTCCGGCCAGTACGGTCTCCTGCTGTGGCGCTCGGACGGCGGCTCCGCCCCCACCGAACTGCACCTGCCGGCGTCCTTCGCCACCGCCGCGACCACCGTCGTCTCCGACCTCGGCACGGTCCACGGACCGCCCCCGTACACCCGGGACACCCCCATCGCGGTGACGCCCGAGCCGGGCGGCACGGGCAGCCGCCGGCTCCTGCTCACCGCCCCGGGTGCGGACGCCCCGCACTTCGCCCTGGTCACCAACGGTGCGACGGCCCCCGATCCCCAGCTGCTCGACGCCGCTCGGACCGAACTGACCGCCTGGGCCGCCGCCCACCGCTGA
- a CDS encoding MFS transporter — MTPSADASGEPATARLVLPTLASGQFLMALDSSVMNVSIATVADDVGTTVTGIQGAITAYTLVMAMFMIPGGKVGVLIGRKRAFMIGCAIYGCGSLTTALAPNLPVLLLGWSFLEGVGAALILPAIVGLVAGNFAAERRPAAYGLVAAASAVAVAVGPLVGGVATTYFSWRWVFVGEVVIVLGILLLARRIADAPTGGHARIDLVGAVLSALGLGVFVFGVLRSGAWGWFRPKPDAPSWLGISPVLWLMLAGLFLIWLFLRWQAHVAKSGGEPLVPPALLENRQLTGGLTMFFFQYLVQMGVFFVVPLYLSVALGLSAMATGARLLPLSLALLAAAVLIPRLFPDISPRRVVRLGILALLAGSVVLMAALDADAGAEIVTVPLLLIGLGVGALASQLGAVTVSAVSDRQTADVGGLQNAVTNLGASIGTALAGSILIASLTTSFLATVQQNPAIPAEVSAQASVRLEGGVPFLSDAQLQTALDEAGTAPEITEAALDANATARIDGLRAALAVLAFTAVLALFFTSRIPTTQPRSPGQA; from the coding sequence ATGACACCCAGCGCAGACGCCTCAGGAGAGCCCGCGACCGCACGGCTCGTCCTGCCGACCCTCGCGTCGGGGCAGTTCCTGATGGCGCTCGACAGCTCCGTCATGAACGTCTCGATCGCGACGGTCGCCGACGACGTGGGAACGACCGTGACCGGCATCCAGGGCGCGATCACCGCCTACACCCTCGTGATGGCCATGTTCATGATCCCCGGGGGGAAGGTGGGCGTCCTCATCGGCCGCAAGCGCGCCTTCATGATCGGCTGCGCGATCTACGGCTGCGGATCGCTGACGACGGCGCTCGCCCCGAACCTGCCTGTGCTGTTGCTGGGCTGGTCCTTTCTCGAGGGAGTGGGAGCGGCCCTCATCCTGCCCGCGATCGTGGGGCTCGTGGCCGGCAACTTCGCCGCGGAACGCAGGCCCGCCGCCTATGGACTCGTCGCCGCCGCGAGCGCCGTCGCGGTGGCCGTCGGCCCGCTCGTCGGCGGTGTCGCGACGACGTACTTCTCCTGGCGCTGGGTCTTCGTCGGCGAGGTCGTCATCGTCCTCGGCATCCTGCTCCTCGCGCGCCGCATCGCCGACGCGCCCACCGGCGGTCACGCCCGTATCGACCTCGTCGGCGCCGTGCTGTCGGCCCTGGGGCTCGGGGTGTTCGTGTTCGGCGTGCTCCGCTCGGGTGCGTGGGGCTGGTTCCGCCCCAAGCCGGACGCGCCGTCCTGGCTCGGGATCTCGCCGGTGCTGTGGCTGATGCTGGCGGGCCTGTTCCTCATCTGGCTCTTCCTCCGCTGGCAGGCCCACGTCGCGAAGAGCGGCGGGGAGCCGCTCGTGCCCCCGGCCCTGCTGGAGAACCGGCAGCTCACCGGTGGGCTGACGATGTTCTTCTTCCAGTACCTGGTGCAGATGGGCGTGTTCTTCGTCGTACCGCTGTACCTGTCCGTCGCTCTCGGGCTGTCCGCGATGGCGACCGGCGCACGCCTTCTTCCGCTCTCGCTGGCCCTGCTCGCCGCGGCGGTCCTGATCCCGCGCCTGTTCCCCGACATCTCACCGCGGCGGGTGGTCCGGCTGGGGATCCTCGCGCTGCTCGCCGGCTCGGTGGTCCTGATGGCCGCTCTGGACGCCGACGCCGGAGCGGAGATCGTCACCGTCCCGCTGCTCCTCATCGGCCTGGGCGTCGGCGCCCTGGCCTCGCAGCTCGGCGCGGTCACCGTCTCCGCCGTATCCGACCGGCAGACTGCGGACGTAGGCGGTCTCCAGAACGCCGTGACCAATCTCGGCGCCTCGATCGGCACCGCGCTCGCGGGATCGATCCTGATCGCCTCTCTGACGACCTCGTTCCTCGCCACCGTCCAGCAGAACCCCGCGATCCCGGCCGAGGTCAGCGCCCAGGCGTCCGTCAGGCTCGAAGGCGGCGTACCCTTCCTCTCCGACGCCCAGCTCCAGACCGCCCTCGACGAGGCGGGCACGGCGCCCGAGATCACCGAGGCCGCACTCGACGCGAACGCCACGGCACGGATCGACGGCCTGCGCGCCGCCCTCGCCGTGCTCGCCTTCACCGCCGTCCTCGCCCTGTTCTTCACCTCGCGCATCCCCACGACGCAGCCCCGCTCGCCCGGCCAGGCCTAG